A segment of the Vibrio aquimaris genome:
ATCGTAATCGATTTCACCAGTGGCCTCATTTAAACCGTACTGAACAGAATGATAGATTTTTCCTGAAAAGCTGACTTTAGCGCCATGAGTTAGATGACCACCATGGGCAAGGCTCATTCCCAAAACCGTATCGCCAGGGTTGAGCAAAGCCATGAAAACGGCAGCATTCGCTTGTGAACCAGAATGAGGCTGCACATTCGCATAATCGGCGCCAAACAAGCTCTTTGCGCGTGAAATAGCAAGCCGCTCGATAGTGTCTACATGTTCACACCCCCCATAGTATCGCTTAGCTGGATAGCCTTCTGCATACTTATTGGTCAACTGTGTTCCCTGCGCTTGCATCACTCTCTTGCTGGTGTAGTTTTCAGAGGCAATTAATTCGATATGCTCTTGCTGACGGGTATCTTCACTGTTAATAGCACTAAGCAATTCATCATCAAATCCTTCAATGGTGTCATTTTGGTAGAACACACGTCTCTCCTTTAGCACATTAATGTAACAATAGTGTTAACAAAATATCCTGCATCCCTGTTCCATGACCGACTGTGTGCGTCAACAACTGTTGCTTTTGCGACAAATCACCGAATCATTGCGTTGGATATTGAAAATAATGTGATGTGGGTAATAAATTTATATTGAGAATACTTGTAACAAGTCGCTTACCTGAGACACTGCCATGGCACTCAAACCTCAAGGCATGGTGATGAAAATAATAAGAAAATTCTCAGCTCCAATGAGAGATACCAACCAATGTTTTATCGCGAAAGAAAAAACCATATGTAAACAAACCTCAGTGCTATTTGTTGTGCTTGAGCATTTTTCCCTAATGTCATTTACTTGTGCGGTCGATTGTTTAGTGACGTCAAATTTGGTGGAAGGCTCGGCGCGATTCACCTTTGCTACGGTTGGATTAGGCAATGGCGAGGTGCTCAGCGATCTTGGTATTGGCCTTACGCCTGATCACTCATTAGACGAAGTAAAGGCATTACAAGATATCGATGCTGTGATCGTTTGCGGAGGTTATCGAACTAGCCTGAATGAACACCCTCAGTTGTCAAAGCTGATTGCATTAAGTAGTAAGTGCAGCACCATTCTAGGGGGGATTTGGAATGGGGCTATTTTTCTTGCCCATGCAGGCGTTCTTGATGGAAACCACTATGCCCTTCATCCAGACAATCATGCCTATGCAAAAGAAAGGTTTCCTCGTAGCGTTTTATCATCAAGCTCCTACGTTGAACACGAAAACATCTTCACTTCTTCTGGAGCAAGTAGCACTCTCGATATGATGTTAGCGCTAGTGCAAAAAATAACCAGCCAGCCCAATTCTAATGCGGTGCGAGAAATCCTTTCTTGTGACCGTTCCATTCCCCAAAATTCAACGCCACAGCTTCACACTTGCCTACCAGGCTCTACACCAGCGATTGTCAAAGAAGCCAATCTATTAATGGTCAGTAATCTTGACGAGCCGCTCCATGTCGAAGACATAGCCCGTTACCTCAAGATATCGCGCAGAAAATTAGAAAGACTGTTTCAGACGCATATTCAAACCTCGCCCTCTAAGTACTATTTAGAACTGAGATTAACCTATGCAAGGCAATTATTGCTCCAATCGGAAGACTCCATCTCAACCATAGCCGCATCGACAGGCTTTTCTTCAACCACCCATTTTAGTCGATGTTTTAAAGAGTTTTTTTCCCTATCGCCTAGCGTGATGAGAGAGAAAATGCATGTCAGTTAGGATTATTTGAGACCCAAAAAGCAAAAACCCCAACATCAGGTGATGCTGGGGTTTTCTAAATAAATGGCACGCCCTGCAGGATTCGAACCTGCGACCACATGCTTAGAAGGCACGTGCTCTATCCAACTGAGCTAAGGGCGCGCTACAGGGAAAGGATTATACGAGTTCAGCGTCTTAACACAAGACCTTTTCGTAACATTATGAACTGAATGACTAAAAAAAGCCCACCAGGTTGAGTTTTGATTAAAAACACCCCAAAGCAAACGTTTGCCTATGGATGTTCGTTGGATAATTTGCGACAATGCGCCCAGCAAAATAGCCATTCTGTTTTAAAGGAACGTCATGACCGCTCAAAATATTGATGGAACTCTTATTTCTCAAACTGTCCGTTCAGAAGTCGCTGCGCGCGTAAAAGCACGCCTTAATGCAGGCTTAAGAGCACCTGGACTCGCGGTAATACTGGTTGGTGAAGACCCTGCATCACAAGTATATGTTGGGAGTAAGCGCCGCGCTTGTGAGGAGGTGGGCTTTGTATCCAAGTCATATGATCTCCCCACAACGGCAACCGAGCAAGAGCTGCTGGCTCTGGTTGATGAACTTAACAATGATGATCAAATAGACGGTATCCTTGTCCAACTGCCCTTACCGGCTGGTATTGATGCTACTCATGTTCTTGAGCGTATTCACCCTGAAAAAGATGTCGATGGATTTCACCCCTATAATGTCGGCCGCCTAGCTCAGAGAATTCCTAAGTTACGCTCATGTACACCAAAAGGGATCATCACATTACTTGATCGCTACAACATTAATTTACGTGGCCTACACGCGGTTGTTGTCGGTGCTTCCAATATTGTCGGCCGCCCAATGACACTTGAGTTATTGCTTGCTGGCTGCACCACAACCACATGCCACAGATTCACTAAAGATCTTGAAAGCCATGTTCGACAAGCAGACATTGTGGTCGTGGCAGTAGGCAAGCCTAACTTTATTCCGGGTCAATGGATTAAAGAAGGTGCCGTGGTCATTGATGTGGGCATCAATCGCTTAGATTCGGGCAAGTTAATTGGTGATGTGGATTATGACAACGCCAAAGAGCGAGCAAGCTTTATTACCCCAGTCCCTGGCGGCGTCGGCCCTATGACAGTTGCGAGCCTGATAGAGAACACCATGCTTGCTTGCGAGCAGTTCCACACCAAGAAAAAGTAACGAGTGAAGCTCATCGTTTAAAGGTGATGAAGCTTGTTACGATAAGTTAATAATCCCCATCAGCTATGTTGATGGGGATTTTTTATGTTTGGCCTCAACTGGCTAAAAAAATTGCTCTACCACATCAGACAAGGAAATGATAAATTCTTCTCTACTCTTGTACTCACTTGCCATACATTCGCTTATAGCAATATCATGTGCCATTGAGCCCTCTTCCGCAAAGTAGGAATAAACATCGCAATTTTGAGTAGCTGCTTTAGCCCATGATTCTTGAGACAGTTTAATCTTTTTTTGATATTCATCAGCACCAGATAAATATTTATCCAAATTCAAATACGCCTTTTGCATTTTAGCTCTAGATGTAGCCTCAACTTCTTTTTTACAGCTTAAAAGCTCGCTCGATGAACTTAAATTAGTGCAAGCAGATACCGATACGCTTGAAAAAAGAAAAATAAGAGTAGAAATTATAATTTTTGTATTCACTCACCCTGTCCTCTCAAGTAATTTGCTCTTTGTCTTCCTGGTTCATAAGAGTTCAACACTGAGCTTCCTTCAATATAATCAATAAGGACTTGTCTATCATTTAACATACCTTTTGTCATTGGTTTAGGGCCTTTTGTAAACCCTTGATATACGAAGTCCACCAGAATATCTCTGATCTTACTATCAAGTTCTAACCAATTCACCCTACTTTCTTTATTCTCTGTCCATTTCTGGTAGTTATTCTTAGCCCTATCTTCATACTCTGGATAGATAGATACAAAAAGGTTATGTTGGTCTTTTCTTGTAATTGCATCTATTTTATTTATATTTTTATTTACAAACTGACTGGCGTTCTCTCCTTTTAATCCCGCACTTTCTGATATCAGTTTTGCTATATCAGGAAAAACTCCAGCATTCGTTAAATCTGCTAGAACTGCTTCCTGACTCCTATTACCACAATCATACCCCCTACCTATTGTCACACCTGAATTGCTATTTCCTGGCCAATGAATTTTTCTTGAGAAGTAATTTGAACTTTCTGCATCATTACCTTCTGCGTTAAAAGTCACCTGTCCCTTGGGCACTGTTAGCCACTTTTCGTCCATCTCATCATCAACAAACTTCCAACCTTCTTTAACCGCCTCATCTAAAGCAAGAATGGTATTTTTGTCTACAACCCCATCAACATCACCAAATTGGTAACTGTTATGCGTGGTATGTGTGGGTTTATAGTGGGTTTGAAACTGTTTAACGGCGCCTTCTGTCGCGCGGCCAAAATCGCCATCTACACCGAATGACCCCAAGTCAAAGCCACAGTCAATCAAAGCCTGTTGGACTTTTTTGATCTCTTCAGTATTTGCGGAGCCTTTTTTAAGAGCGTTAAATTTACCGGCCGCTAGTTCATTAAGCGGCTTGTTGGCGCTCTCTGAAAACCCGTTCACGATTTTCAGCCCATCGCTTCTCATCGCTTGCGGTATAGGTTAACTCAGCTCTGCGCTCTTGCCGTTGACGCTCTGCTCTTTCTCTTGTGGTTTCTTGTCTTTCTTGTGGAATAAAAGGGGAAGATTGATATCGCATAAGAATCTAATCACATAAATAAAAACATGATACCAAGAGTTTGAGTTCCTTATCGTACCCTGCTCGCTACTCTGACATATTCACCAAGAAAATGGTTATTTTAACTATTAAAACGCTCGAAATAACAGTTGGGGTTTATTTTAATTGGCAATGGGAAGGTTATGTGCTGGGTTAGTTTTGGACAATTATCAGTTAGCCAGAAAAAGTTACTTCGAAAGCCGTCTTACATACTCGCATGGTTTTTATTAGAATAATATGCATAGATATGTGAGTAGTATGTCTAAGCGAAAACATCCTCCTATGAGATATAAGCTCACATTTGAAA
Coding sequences within it:
- a CDS encoding GlxA family transcriptional regulator, which encodes MALKPQGMVMKIIRKFSAPMRDTNQCFIAKEKTICKQTSVLFVVLEHFSLMSFTCAVDCLVTSNLVEGSARFTFATVGLGNGEVLSDLGIGLTPDHSLDEVKALQDIDAVIVCGGYRTSLNEHPQLSKLIALSSKCSTILGGIWNGAIFLAHAGVLDGNHYALHPDNHAYAKERFPRSVLSSSSYVEHENIFTSSGASSTLDMMLALVQKITSQPNSNAVREILSCDRSIPQNSTPQLHTCLPGSTPAIVKEANLLMVSNLDEPLHVEDIARYLKISRRKLERLFQTHIQTSPSKYYLELRLTYARQLLLQSEDSISTIAASTGFSSTTHFSRCFKEFFSLSPSVMREKMHVS
- the folD gene encoding bifunctional methylenetetrahydrofolate dehydrogenase/methenyltetrahydrofolate cyclohydrolase FolD, giving the protein MTAQNIDGTLISQTVRSEVAARVKARLNAGLRAPGLAVILVGEDPASQVYVGSKRRACEEVGFVSKSYDLPTTATEQELLALVDELNNDDQIDGILVQLPLPAGIDATHVLERIHPEKDVDGFHPYNVGRLAQRIPKLRSCTPKGIITLLDRYNINLRGLHAVVVGASNIVGRPMTLELLLAGCTTTTCHRFTKDLESHVRQADIVVVAVGKPNFIPGQWIKEGAVVIDVGINRLDSGKLIGDVDYDNAKERASFITPVPGGVGPMTVASLIENTMLACEQFHTKKK
- a CDS encoding lysozyme inhibitor LprI family protein; this translates as MNTKIIISTLIFLFSSVSVSACTNLSSSSELLSCKKEVEATSRAKMQKAYLNLDKYLSGADEYQKKIKLSQESWAKAATQNCDVYSYFAEEGSMAHDIAISECMASEYKSREEFIISLSDVVEQFF
- a CDS encoding pesticin C-terminus-like muramidase; this translates as MNGFSESANKPLNELAAGKFNALKKGSANTEEIKKVQQALIDCGFDLGSFGVDGDFGRATEGAVKQFQTHYKPTHTTHNSYQFGDVDGVVDKNTILALDEAVKEGWKFVDDEMDEKWLTVPKGQVTFNAEGNDAESSNYFSRKIHWPGNSNSGVTIGRGYDCGNRSQEAVLADLTNAGVFPDIAKLISESAGLKGENASQFVNKNINKIDAITRKDQHNLFVSIYPEYEDRAKNNYQKWTENKESRVNWLELDSKIRDILVDFVYQGFTKGPKPMTKGMLNDRQVLIDYIEGSSVLNSYEPGRQRANYLRGQGE